Within Halorussus sp. MSC15.2, the genomic segment GCTGGTGTGGAGCGGGTTGAAGTCGCCGCTCACGCCCGCGAAGTTGGTCACGTCGGCCTCGGTGACGGTCCGCGACGGGGTGGTGATTCGGCGGCCCACGTCGAGTTCGTCGAACGAGAGGCTCACGTCGTCTCACCCCGGAACAGCCGATAGCTCGCGCGTCCGACCGCGACTTCGGTCGCCTCCTCGTCGCCGGGTCGCTCGCTGGTGACGGTGACCTCGGTCACGCCCATCGACCCGCCCGCCCGCACTACCTCGGCCTCGGCCCGGAGGTCGCCGGTCGCGGGCCGGAGGTACGAGACGTTCAGGTCGGTGGTCGTGAGCGCGGCCTCGGCCGGGTCCTCGAACGTGGTCCGCAGGACGAACCCGCTGGCGGTGTCCACCAGCGTCGCGGC encodes:
- a CDS encoding PaaI family thioesterase — its product is MSDERAAGGERSADATAEMQAFVDRHGYLSWLGVTVEAVERGRLVMSVPYDEKLVNPDPDGTAVVHGGIAATLVDTASGFVLRTTFEDPAEAALTTTDLNVSYLRPATGDLRAEAEVVRAGGSMGVTEVTVTSERPGDEEATEVAVGRASYRLFRGETT